In Silene latifolia isolate original U9 population chromosome X, ASM4854445v1, whole genome shotgun sequence, the following proteins share a genomic window:
- the LOC141619327 gene encoding uncharacterized protein LOC141619327, translated as MFEPSKEVLLINETEWSHEENGLGVVHVLLAKEVLKELEVPLPNGVQALLKWKDQTESFLKWYINLPNGSIRSFADLINTFNQQFASSRELEKQSIYLYMINQNSDDTLRVFLARFTKEKVSIPRCDVGTAVEAFRQGLLPNSDLYGELTKYPSHSFEDVHAKTLAYIRLEEDKSYKVGGLCNAKDYDKPNRRSPSRGNNYRSGPYTRPDQSEVNLAQEQQGKAKVHPPISEHNFYVDIAGLIHRLDNMGPVVRWSRKSDNLNPRKDHTKWCEFHMDIGHTTKDFFTLKKEVAYLLKAGYLKDLIKARGRNEDLAKVNQEQKWECNLPAPPPLYEVKFINGGLEICGMTSSTAKKIAMTPQTKLPCKPGNKPLITFSDCHPVGIPDLHHDGLVISMQVGTANMRMILVDGGSSVNLIMLDVLNTMKISEDQITKKSSVLVGFNGKTKNILGEIYLPTYAKCVAFYERFGVLDCLSSYNVILGRPWIHNVKAVSSTYHQCIKIPTDWGVATIKGERKSTHECYTEALKSSKAVGSNAPDSVRPELKRRKFAPERNAIINEKVDKLLDMGMIREVMYP; from the exons ATGTTTGAACCCTCCAAGGAAGTGTTATTGATCAATGAGACCGAGTGGAGCCACGAGGAAAATGGTCTAGGGGTTGTCCATGTCCTCCTTGCCAAAGAAGTACTGAAAGAACTAGAAGTGCCACTTCCTAATGGTGTCCAAGCATTGCTCAAATGGAAAGATCAAACCGAGAGTTTTTTGAAG TGGTATAtcaacctgccaaatggaagtaTCAGATCCTTTGCTGACCTGATCAACAcattcaaccagcagttcgcaagtagcagggagttggagaaacaaTCCATTTACCTGTACATGATTAACCAGAATTCAGATGATACCCTCAGAGTCTTCCTTGCCAGATTCACTAAGGAGAAAGTGTcaattcccaggtgtgacgttggaacagcagtggaagcATTCAGGCAGGGATTACTACCCAATAGTGATCTCTATGGTGAACTGACCAAGTATCCCTCTCATTCCTTCGAAGACGTCCATGCAAAGACGCTTGCCTATATCAGGCTAGAGGAAGACAAGAGTTACAAGGTTGGAGGACTCTGCAACGCAAAAGACTATGATAAGCCAAACAGAAGGAGCCCCAGCAGGGGCAATAACTACAGGAGTGGCCCATATACCAGGCCCGATCAGTCAGAAGTCAACCTAGCGCAAGAACAgcaaggtaaggctaaagttcATCCACCTATCTCTGAACATAACTTCTATGTTGACATTGCAGGCTTGATCCACCGACTGGATAACATGGGACCAGTGGTCAGGTGGTCCAGAAAGTCAGATAACCTAAATCCAAGGAAGGACCATACCaagtggtgtgaatttcacatggatatagggCATACAACGAAGGATTTCTTTACTCTCAAGAAAGAAGTGGCCTACCTATTAAAGGCAGGATACCTAAAAGATCTTATCAAAGCCAGAGGGAGGAATGAAGATCTCGCCAAAGTCAATCAGGAGCAAAAGTGGGAATGCAATCTCCCTGCACCGCCTccactctatgaagtaaaattcataaatGGCGGATTAGAGATTTGTGGCATGACAAGTTCAacagcaaaaaagatagccatgACTCCTCAAACTAAGTTGCCCTGCAAGCCTGGCAACAAACCACTTATCACGTTCAGTGACTGTCATCCGGTAGGCATCCCTGACCTACATCACGATGGCCTCGTAATTTCCATGCAAGTTGGAACTGCCAACATGAGGATGATCTtggtagacggaggcagctcagtaaacctgatcatgctggACGTACTCAATACCATGAAGATCAGcgaggatcaaatcaccaagaaGTCTAGTGTCTTAGTTGGGTTCAACGGTAAAACAAAGAATATATTGGGAGAGATCTATCTCCCTACCTATGCTAAATGCGTTGCATtttatgaaagatttggagttcTAGATTGTCTATCATCCTACAATGTCATTCtgggtaggccctggattcacaatgtcaaggccgtcTCCTCTACTTATCatcagtgtatcaagataccaacagactggggagTGGCAACCATCAAAGGTGAGCGTAAGTCAACTCATGAATGCTATACAGAGGCCCTAAAGTcatccaaggcag TTGGCTCTAACGCTCCTGATTCAGTCAGGCCcgaatta AAACGACGAAAGTTTGCGCCAGAAAGAAATGCCATTATCAATGAAAAAGTAGACAAACTCCTTGACATGGGCATGATCAGGGAAGTGATGTACCCTTAA